The genomic window ATTTGTTTAGtttatatatactatacatTTTATACCACTCATTTTTgcaagtacatatattatacatacttgTATATACGAGTCTCATTATGCAGTTATGTTTCTAATTTCTCTTCTGTTCATGACTTATGCATGTAGTGTGTGCTATctttcatgattaaaaatagacaaaatatacgataccctatatatatttatagcaatcttttttttctacagagGAGAACTATGATGCCTTTTGCCTGGCATACATGTTTACCTATCGAGATTTTGAAGGAGGAACCCTTGGACTCGCCTGGACAGGCGATTTAAAGAATGCTGGAGGGGTTTGTGAGCGGAATGGCgtaagttattattaattgcagatgctttcaaataaataatattatccatgTTCCATAAATATAGCACTATAGAGGAAGTCTAAAGAGTTTAAACACTGGGATTATCACTCTACTCAATTACGGAAAGCATGTTCCTCCTGCCGTGAGTCACGTTACCATGGCTCATGAAATGGGCCACAATTTTGGATCACcggtaattataataattatattggacGAGTGTCTGCATTTGATTAAAACAATTGTTCCTAGCATGATCCTGAAGATGATAAGCAATGTGTTCCTGGAGGAGAGGATGGTAATTACATCATGTTTGCTCGTGCCACCTCAGgggataagaaaaataatagggCATTTAGTCCTTGTAGCttgaaaatagtcaaaaatgttttaaaaacaaaagctCAAACCGAAAAAGGATGTTTTAGAGAGCCTCAAGAGGCTCTATGTGGAAATGGAGTTGTGGAAGAAGGAGAGGAATGCGATTGTGGATGGGAAGAGGACTGTGAAGAAAAATGTTGCTGGCCTCAAAGAAGTAACTTTAGTCCAAATCAAAAGCCATGTACCCTTCGACCCCATAAAATGTGTAGTCCTACACAggtatgtacaaatattactttttaatatttcgttCGATAACTCTATATACAAATAACCCCAACAAATCCCTTCACCTTTCTCCTCAGGGACCATGTTGTAATAATCAATGTGAATATACAGTAGGAATGAAATGTAGGGATGACAATGGATGTCGTGCTGAGAGCTACTGCGATGGAACTGCTTCTACATGCCCAGATTCCATAGTGAAGCCAAACAAGACTGTTTGCAATAAGGAGTTTGTTTGTTATAAAGGAGTAAGTactgtaatttgattattaatatcatttagaGCCTTCATGCAGGTCGTTTGCTTTTTAGGAATGTACAGGGTCAATCTGTTTAGCTTATGGAATGGAATCTTGTCAATGTAAACAAGGTCCTGATGACCCAGATACAAAGGCTTGTGAGCTATGTTGCAAAGAGCCTGGAGAAGGAAACCCTTGTTTATCCTCTTTTGAACTGAACGATCCTCCATTTGACGTCCCAGACATGTTTTCAAAGCCAGGAACACCTTGCAATGAATATAAAGGCTATTGTGACGTTTTTCAAAAGTGTCGTGAAGTATGTCTCAAACATGAATAAGCAAACTTATGTACTTAATTAAAACGTAACTGTTGTTATTCgactgtttttaatattatttaagtatttcgctaatcatattttaatgactagctattcacaaaagacGACGCCattgcatttatttatgtagtaggatttatttttgattgtcatttctgaattaattgcttataattatattaagttcATACTGTGTAATTTGTAGatgaataatatatcattataagtatataattatcatttaataggTTGATCCATCTGGGCCCCTAGCCACACTGCGGAAATTATTGCTCTCAGAAGAGAGCATTGAGACTTTAAGATTGTTTCTCGTTCGTCATTGGTATACAGTCATTTTTGTGGGAATAGCTGTTCTTGGACTAATGGTAAGAGGGGATTTATGGTTTTCATGTcctaagttatattttaattatgttatcaatttttcaaGGGAATCATTGTGAGAATATGTGGTAAGAAAACTCCCCTTGTTCATCGTCCTCGTCGAAGGAAACGTACAATTCATCATGATAATGAAGATAATGTGCGTCAAACTGGTATGGATGAAAATGAAATGCAGATTCATCCAGAGGCAATAGAGCCTTTTGTACCCATCGGCAAGAAAGTTCGTAAGGGTGAAAATCGTcgaagaaggaaaaaacaatCCTCCTCTAGACCCAAAAGAAGCAGATCAAGACCCATATCCTCTAAACGATCTGAATCAGCATTAGGTTATGCTGCTGCAACCCTGGCTGCCAATATTGGTAAAAGACTCGTTGTCCATCATCCAACAGAGGATAGAGAAGGAGTCGTTGATAAAGAAGAGGTGGATGACGAAGCAGTTCAACAGCAATTGAGATTTTCCAGATTAAAGACTCAAAATAAGAGACTCTCTTCTTCAACTGTATTTGCCAAATACACTGGAGGCAAAAAGCTCACAGGGAATAATCTTCGCTATCGTCGAAAAGCTAATCCTGAGAGGTTTTCTCTAGCTGCATCCGTTACATCTCTTAGCAAGAGCTTTGAAAAACTGGATGTGGTTGTAGCAGCTGCCAGAAAGAGGACAAGGCGTAAAACAACTATAGATAACCTCCCCACTAATAAAGATCAGTCTAAAAACAAACGAAAAAGCTCTGCTTCAAAAGAAATTACTCTTGCCAAAATAGGCAGATTTAAATTTACGATTGAAGCAGATAATTCCGAGAAACAAGCCTCAaatgataaatcaaaaactGAGACCAAAGCTCGCAAATCCTCCAAGCACAAACTAGATGTCAAAGGACCTCCTCCCCCTCTGAGTGCAAAACAGCAGCGTCGTAGTAAAAATGAGGATGTAGCAGCGTATATTAGAAGTTTAAGTGTTGATAATACAGTTTCTCCACCAAAGCTTCCAGAAAATCCGCCTACCCCCCCGATCCTGGAGGATATTCATAATCGTTCAAAAGACGAAGTGATTGTTTCAAAAAAGCCAAATCCTGATCGTCCTCTTGCTAAAGGTCCCAAAAGGGATTATAGATTAGATTTGAATGCAGCCAATTCTAAATTTACACGCTCAATAAGTCAGCCTGGAATGGCCTCAAATGCATTAGATGCAAATGGCCCATCTTCAGCTCCTGTTAAACAGCGACACTACAGTTTTGTATCTGATAATATCGTCCCTCAATTAAGCACCACTAAACATTCCAATAACCTCACCAAAAAGCGGTCACCAGACGAGAGTAATCCTGTTTCACGGAGTCGAAGATTAGGGGTCGTTCATAAGGAAGCACTCCTTCTAAACATTGAGACCCCATCAACCCATGTTTTTGATAATCCAGGCTATGATGGGGGCGGCTCTAAAAATACATCTCAACCCGTAGATAAGCTCTCTAAATTATCTTCATCACTCAAGAAGCAATTGTTCGATTCCACTTCCAGCGGAAAGGGAGTCTGTGCCTCCTCCGGTTCTAAAGTCAACCAATACGAAACAATGAAAAATGACGATGATGAAGAAGATGGAGAAGTTTCCTCATCCTCTACCTCCATAAGTTTATCCGACATTTCTTCCAAACAAAGACTGTCTCCCCCGACTCAAGTCCAGAGCTTGAGTGAGGAGTCTTCATCCTCTATGGAGCTCAAAGAGGATGAAGAAGAGGACTCTAGACAAAAAGTGAAACGCAAAAGGAGTATATCTCGACAACGCATCCTTGAAACCTGTATTGCTAATGAGGAAGCCGAAAAACTGCGCTCTGCATTAGAAACAGCATCaaagcagcagcagcagcaacaacaacaaaatgaaAGCAACGTTGAGAATCAACATTCTCAAGAAGATACTGTGGCATTTATAGGCTGTGAATCCCctacttaaaaaacaattacaacAAATCTTCTGGGGGCTTcccccttcatttttttttatttctatagagCTTTATGTGTTTAATGCTGCCCAACCGTCCGAGGTCCTATGATCCATTACATTTATACAtgcatacattcataaatatattttttattagtgataCATAGGTATAGAATCAATCCTGATGCTGTGTCCTCCTTCTCTTCATTAGTGTCTATTTCTctttagcatatttttattattaataatctttcataactttcaataattaattaattattattattatcatacatatattcacatttatatatacatattatatattcatattattagcCTTTGttctatttaatttcatttctcAATCCGCCGTTTCATTACCCTTCTTTGTAACCCCTTTATCAATATGCATAGACTGGAAGGCatgtaagtaaatattataatgtgtCTCCCATTATCCCTGTGTCACCTTCGCTcgtatctattttttattattatatcaaccatattttttcaaaggtcgtgtatttttgtaataaac from Lepeophtheirus salmonis chromosome 1, UVic_Lsal_1.4, whole genome shotgun sequence includes these protein-coding regions:
- the LOC121131882 gene encoding uncharacterized protein, with translation MTFMKYILVETTFLFFFFLWCLPPSISGIATDKDGLRLNDFIRHFEPADFNLDFLNTQHLRIKRSLDSGENKVSHEIKFNFTAHNRLFQIRLRNDAHNVFAPDAEFESTEGPLSYSMNNIYSGDLADTPGTSVDGIITSNGYFDGHIVTPSENYYIEPLSRYTKDGFKRDTSSNFHSVIYKESDVEHPQGASFPFSSSSSPFSSPSTLCKSHELHLKRMLDSLKEHHRDKREDMMNESFKFESVILPRVDESPPKRASPPLKQTLSTTYQVKNWGDIPENIRHHFRRRSHARRKIDPKKTTCMLYLQADHLFYQEVGSEEAAIEIMTRHVQRVNSIYRPVDFDQDGKADNISFMIKRIKVHTLEALKDPKYRFPKNYGVEKFLELFSEENYDAFCLAYMFTYRDFEGGTLGLAWTGDLKNAGGVCERNGHYRGSLKSLNTGIITLLNYGKHVPPAVSHVTMAHEMGHNFGSPHDPEDDKQCVPGGEDGNYIMFARATSGDKKNNRAFSPCSLKIVKNVLKTKAQTEKGCFREPQEALCGNGVVEEGEECDCGWEEDCEEKCCWPQRSNFSPNQKPCTLRPHKMCSPTQGPCCNNQCEYTVGMKCRDDNGCRAESYCDGTASTCPDSIVKPNKTVCNKEFVCYKGECTGSICLAYGMESCQCKQGPDDPDTKACELCCKEPGEGNPCLSSFELNDPPFDVPDMFSKPGTPCNEYKGYCDVFQKCREVDPSGPLATLRKLLLSEESIETLRLFLVRHWYTVIFVGIAVLGLMGIIVRICGKKTPLVHRPRRRKRTIHHDNEDNVRQTGMDENEMQIHPEAIEPFVPIGKKVRKGENRRRRKKQSSSRPKRSRSRPISSKRSESALGYAAATLAANIGKRLVVHHPTEDREGVVDKEEVDDEAVQQQLRFSRLKTQNKRLSSSTVFAKYTGGKKLTGNNLRYRRKANPERFSLAASVTSLSKSFEKLDVVVAAARKRTRRKTTIDNLPTNKDQSKNKRKSSASKEITLAKIGRFKFTIEADNSEKQASNDKSKTETKARKSSKHKLDVKGPPPPLSAKQQRRSKNEDVAAYIRSLSVDNTVSPPKLPENPPTPPILEDIHNRSKDEVIVSKKPNPDRPLAKGPKRDYRLDLNAANSKFTRSISQPGMASNALDANGPSSAPVKQRHYSFVSDNIVPQLSTTKHSNNLTKKRSPDESNPVSRSRRLGVVHKEALLLNIETPSTHVFDNPGYDGGGSKNTSQPVDKLSKLSSSLKKQLFDSTSSGKGVCASSGSKVNQYETMKNDDDEEDGEVSSSSTSISLSDISSKQRLSPPTQVQSLSEESSSSMELKEDEEEDSRQKVKRKRSISRQRILETCIANEEAEKLRSALETASKQQQQQQQQNESNVENQHSQEDTVAFIGCESPT